In the genome of Bacillus sp. Marseille-P3661, one region contains:
- a CDS encoding dihydroxyacetone kinase subunit DhaK translates to MKKIINNPDHVVEEMIEGFIEAFGNDYIKVEGVNGIALKNKKDKVGIVIGGGSGHEPLFLGYVGEGLADGVAVGNVFAAPTPNNVQAVTKAVDSGKGVLYLTINYAGDVMNFEMGAELADMEGITTKTVNIMDDVVSAPKDRKEDRRGIAGAVFVYKIAGAAAQAGLSLDEVARIAQKASDSIRTVGIALTPGTLPNTGLPTFTLGEDEMEFGMGIHGEPGVQRTKMLTADELTDKMMDYIIEDLPFTEGAEVCVLVNGLGSTTPMELMIVNRRISHILAEQNIKTYDTQIGNFCTTQEMGGISITLLKLDDELKQYFNAPAHSPFYTRISR, encoded by the coding sequence ATGAAAAAAATTATTAATAATCCTGATCACGTGGTAGAAGAAATGATTGAAGGCTTTATTGAAGCTTTTGGAAACGATTACATAAAAGTTGAAGGCGTTAATGGAATTGCCCTAAAAAACAAGAAAGATAAAGTTGGGATTGTAATTGGCGGCGGTAGCGGACATGAGCCATTATTTCTTGGATATGTTGGCGAAGGTTTAGCAGACGGAGTCGCAGTTGGAAACGTGTTTGCTGCACCAACTCCAAATAATGTTCAAGCTGTTACAAAGGCTGTTGATTCAGGTAAAGGTGTTTTATACCTCACCATTAACTACGCCGGTGATGTAATGAATTTTGAAATGGGTGCTGAATTAGCAGACATGGAAGGCATTACAACAAAAACTGTAAATATTATGGATGATGTAGTATCTGCTCCGAAGGATCGAAAAGAAGATAGAAGAGGTATTGCAGGAGCAGTATTTGTATATAAAATTGCAGGAGCAGCTGCTCAAGCGGGGCTTTCTTTAGATGAGGTTGCACGTATTGCACAAAAAGCTAGCGATTCTATTCGGACAGTAGGGATAGCCTTAACACCTGGTACCCTTCCTAATACAGGTCTACCAACCTTTACACTTGGTGAGGATGAAATGGAATTTGGCATGGGGATACATGGTGAACCAGGTGTACAGCGCACAAAGATGTTAACTGCAGATGAATTAACAGATAAAATGATGGACTATATTATCGAGGATTTACCATTTACAGAAGGTGCCGAAGTATGTGTATTGGTTAATGGATTAGGTTCAACGACCCCGATGGAATTAATGATTGTGAATCGAAGAATTTCACATATATTAGCAGAACAAAATATTAAGACGTATGATACGCAAATCGGAAATTTCTGTACAACGCAGGAAATGGGAGGAATTTCAATTACTTTATTAAAGCTTGACGACGAGCTGAAACAATATTTTAATGCTCCAGCGCATTCACCATTTTATACAAGAATTAGTAGATAG
- a CDS encoding Rieske (2Fe-2S) protein has translation MNKYEVAKVSEIKENGPKIVEVKGMEVGVYYVQGQFYAYRNFCPHAAAPACEGVVCGTRLTSDVYEYEYGRDYEILRCPWHGWEFDLKTGEHLVDTGVKLRSYPVEQDGDNLYLLLK, from the coding sequence ATGAATAAATATGAGGTGGCTAAAGTTTCGGAAATTAAAGAAAATGGTCCGAAAATAGTAGAAGTGAAAGGAATGGAAGTAGGGGTCTATTATGTACAAGGACAATTTTATGCTTATCGTAATTTTTGCCCGCATGCAGCAGCACCGGCCTGTGAAGGGGTTGTTTGTGGAACACGTTTGACTTCTGACGTTTATGAATATGAATATGGTCGTGATTATGAAATTTTAAGATGTCCTTGGCACGGATGGGAATTTGATTTAAAAACAGGTGAGCACCTTGTAGATACGGGTGTAAAGCTTAGAAGCTATCCTGTTGAGCAAGACGGAGATAATCTTTATTTATTACTAAAATAG
- a CDS encoding amidohydrolase family protein, translated as MSEAPKLIDCDVHNALNDREDLIPFLPKVFHQQFRETGFELGGKPFSPVGLIRRDAYPPNGKYPASDPEYMIQHHIEPNGIDYAILTGTPYMNAVSLLIDPDYGNALASALNDWMVEKWLSVDPRFKGSIHVNFSDPAAAVKEIERMASHPDMVQVIMCSAAKIPFGQRHYHPIYEAAERHGLPVAVHPGAEGLGVTYPPTPAGYPTRFMEWENILPLNFMGHVNSLVCEGVFEKFPNFKFVAIEGGISWLPHLMWRMDKNYKAYRDTAPWLKKFPSEYIKEHVYLTTQPIEEPPNPEYLIKIFKMCGGEDIVMFSSDYAHWDNDNPKMALLPFPREMREKIAAKNASKLYGLTEKAKIGGGVR; from the coding sequence GTGAGCGAAGCACCAAAATTAATTGATTGTGATGTCCATAACGCTTTAAACGATCGAGAAGATTTAATACCATTTTTACCGAAAGTTTTTCATCAGCAATTCCGCGAAACTGGTTTTGAATTGGGAGGAAAACCTTTTAGTCCTGTAGGGTTAATTCGCAGAGACGCTTACCCTCCTAATGGGAAATATCCGGCTAGTGATCCTGAATATATGATTCAACATCATATTGAGCCTAATGGTATTGATTACGCAATATTAACTGGAACTCCTTATATGAATGCTGTTTCTCTATTGATTGATCCTGATTACGGGAACGCATTAGCATCGGCGTTAAACGATTGGATGGTTGAAAAATGGTTAAGTGTGGACCCAAGATTTAAAGGTTCTATTCATGTGAACTTCTCAGATCCAGCAGCTGCCGTGAAAGAAATTGAAAGAATGGCAAGCCACCCTGATATGGTTCAAGTGATTATGTGTAGTGCTGCTAAAATTCCTTTTGGTCAACGGCATTATCATCCAATTTATGAAGCGGCTGAACGTCATGGCTTACCTGTTGCCGTACATCCTGGTGCGGAAGGTTTAGGTGTTACGTATCCGCCAACTCCAGCTGGATATCCAACCCGTTTTATGGAGTGGGAAAATATCTTGCCTTTGAACTTTATGGGCCATGTAAATAGCTTAGTGTGTGAAGGTGTGTTTGAAAAATTCCCTAATTTTAAATTTGTTGCCATTGAAGGTGGGATTTCCTGGCTACCGCATCTTATGTGGAGAATGGACAAAAACTATAAAGCATACCGTGATACAGCACCTTGGTTAAAAAAGTTTCCTTCAGAATATATCAAAGAGCATGTTTATCTAACAACTCAACCTATTGAAGAGCCACCTAATCCAGAATATCTAATTAAAATATTTAAGATGTGTGGCGGCGAAGATATAGTTATGTTTTCTTCTGACTATGCACATTGGGATAATGATAATCCTAAAATGGCACTACTTCCATTTCCAAGAGAGATGAGAGAAAAAATAGCAGCGAAAAATGCAAGTAAACTTTATGGGTTAACCGAAAAAGCCAAGATCGGAGGAGGCGTACGATGA
- a CDS encoding LysR family transcriptional regulator, which yields MEIHQLEYFLAIEKYRSFSAASQEICVSQSTLSQQVKKLEEELGVKLFIRNSRTVNLSAAGKDFLIHAKRILSEVHYSKETMQKFTNFNKGKITIGTIPLMSYLGLNKLIANFAKSYPGFEVEIHSGSTNKLLEGLRKKDINAAFISTPYPIEFDIQFFPIVSEQVVLLTSANHRLAQYNKVDFADLSEETFLINNSTSAFTKILINECMSLGYKPAMINCGNYEMIKTFVEEGLGITLMGYSVAKNISNSKTKIVSLEQSLERQVGLALTKHNRLPITTSMFRDFTLNEAQKLI from the coding sequence ATGGAAATTCACCAACTAGAATATTTTTTAGCAATAGAAAAGTATCGAAGCTTTTCGGCTGCCTCACAAGAAATATGTGTATCACAGTCTACCCTTTCACAACAGGTTAAAAAGCTGGAAGAAGAACTTGGAGTTAAACTATTCATCCGTAATTCACGTACAGTTAATTTATCCGCAGCAGGAAAGGATTTCTTGATTCATGCTAAAAGAATACTATCTGAAGTCCACTATTCAAAGGAAACCATGCAGAAATTCACCAATTTTAATAAAGGCAAAATAACGATTGGTACGATTCCATTAATGTCTTATTTAGGCTTAAATAAGCTAATTGCCAATTTTGCCAAAAGCTATCCTGGGTTTGAAGTCGAAATACATAGTGGAAGTACGAATAAATTATTAGAAGGATTAAGAAAAAAAGACATCAATGCGGCATTTATTAGTACACCTTATCCAATCGAGTTCGATATTCAGTTTTTTCCGATCGTAAGTGAACAAGTCGTTTTATTAACTTCAGCAAATCATCGGTTAGCACAATATAATAAAGTGGATTTTGCAGATTTGTCGGAAGAAACATTTTTAATAAATAACTCAACTTCGGCATTTACAAAAATATTAATAAATGAATGTATGAGTCTTGGCTATAAGCCAGCCATGATTAATTGTGGAAATTATGAAATGATTAAAACATTTGTTGAAGAAGGCCTTGGGATTACGTTGATGGGCTATAGTGTTGCTAAAAATATAAGTAATAGCAAGACTAAAATAGTATCACTTGAACAATCATTAGAAAGACAAGTTGGTCTTGCCTTGACCAAACATAATAGACTTCCAATAACAACAAGTATGTTCCGTGATTTTACGTTAAATGAAGCACAAAAATTAATTTAA
- a CDS encoding LysR family transcriptional regulator, whose protein sequence is MNIEQFEYIVEVAKTNSVSIASENLHVSQSAISQSITKLESELGVKIFNRSRLGTYPTEEGEKVIQKAYEVLLKVQELEEETKTQKAKLTGDLKVSIIPNMMMLMFNTLFAFKKDHPHVNIEIIEKGSGEVLEDIKQNKIDIGLLTTTEKFLKENDQFNFEKLITGTTKIFVGKDHPLAKRKTVKPEELLSYSLVLFKSKHVKQVVDNISAQYGPANILFTTDSNDVIKKATIDCLGIGIGTNHTIKFDPHVINGDIVLLDLINFNQLEDIYFGWIRNKGQVLGPAAKEFITQLKKQIKLQMDEKNVS, encoded by the coding sequence ATGAATATCGAGCAATTTGAATATATTGTTGAAGTAGCAAAAACAAATTCTGTATCTATTGCATCTGAGAATCTACATGTCTCACAATCTGCCATTAGCCAGTCCATTACAAAATTAGAGTCTGAGTTAGGGGTTAAAATTTTTAATCGTTCTCGCCTCGGTACATACCCTACTGAGGAAGGTGAAAAGGTTATCCAAAAAGCATATGAAGTATTACTTAAGGTTCAGGAATTAGAAGAGGAAACAAAAACTCAAAAAGCTAAGCTTACAGGTGATTTGAAAGTATCTATCATTCCAAATATGATGATGCTCATGTTTAATACATTGTTTGCCTTTAAAAAGGACCATCCACATGTAAACATAGAAATTATTGAAAAAGGATCTGGGGAAGTATTAGAAGACATCAAACAAAATAAAATAGACATTGGCCTTCTTACCACAACTGAAAAATTCTTAAAAGAAAATGATCAATTTAATTTTGAAAAATTAATAACGGGAACTACTAAAATTTTTGTAGGCAAAGATCATCCTTTAGCTAAACGAAAGACTGTTAAACCAGAGGAATTACTAAGTTATTCGCTGGTGCTATTTAAAAGTAAACATGTTAAACAAGTTGTTGATAATATCTCAGCGCAATATGGGCCTGCGAATATTTTGTTTACGACTGACAGCAATGATGTTATAAAGAAAGCAACAATTGATTGTCTTGGTATAGGAATCGGGACAAATCATACGATTAAATTTGACCCCCATGTTATAAACGGGGACATTGTTTTACTAGATCTTATTAATTTTAATCAATTAGAAGACATTTACTTTGGTTGGATTCGAAACAAAGGACAAGTATTGGGCCCCGCTGCAAAAGAGTTTATTACTCAATTAAAAAAACAAATTAAATTACAAATGGATGAAAAAAATGTGAGTTAA
- a CDS encoding flavin reductase family protein — protein MYYDPEHNDHGLPWTPFKSCVVPRPIGWISTISKDGVPNLAPYSQFQNLSFDPAYVMISINQAEGGIRKDTTNNIEQTGEFVYNMATYDLRGAVNLTSGTYPPDVDEFEVANLTKAPSLRVKPYRVAESPIQFECVYNQTVRIPGNGIGAIDLIVGKVVMIHIADNVIGPDGKLDIVKIRPLARVGYYDYTSIESVFEMRPPLSNMGSGLEGKPGSKTKK, from the coding sequence ATGTATTATGATCCAGAACATAATGATCACGGCTTACCCTGGACCCCATTTAAATCTTGCGTTGTGCCAAGGCCAATTGGATGGATATCAACTATCAGCAAAGATGGCGTTCCGAATCTAGCACCCTATAGTCAATTTCAAAATCTTAGTTTTGATCCTGCTTATGTAATGATCTCTATTAATCAAGCAGAAGGGGGGATTCGGAAGGATACGACAAACAACATTGAGCAAACAGGTGAGTTTGTTTATAATATGGCCACTTACGATTTGAGAGGAGCTGTAAATCTTACATCAGGCACTTACCCGCCTGATGTGGATGAGTTTGAGGTTGCTAACTTAACAAAAGCACCATCTCTTCGAGTAAAACCTTATCGTGTAGCAGAGTCACCAATTCAGTTTGAGTGTGTCTACAACCAGACTGTGAGAATTCCTGGCAATGGTATTGGAGCAATCGATTTAATTGTTGGGAAAGTAGTCATGATTCATATTGCGGATAATGTAATTGGCCCTGACGGCAAACTTGATATTGTAAAAATCCGTCCGTTGGCTAGAGTAGGTTATTATGATTACACGAGTATAGAATCGGTGTTTGAAATGAGACCACCATTAAGCAATATGGGTTCAGGATTAGAGGGAAAACCGGGTTCGAAAACTAAAAAGTAA
- a CDS encoding TRAP transporter large permease, which produces MELVLISVGIVLAFMFLGMPIALCFLSGSLFYMIVGGESMGSVAPEAFFALDKYALLAIPLFMIAGTLMEVSGIAEKLIDFANALLKKVKGGMGAIIPVSSMFFGALSGSGTATVAALSTILVPKLERLGWDKRYTAALLGASGPLGYMIPPNMNAILFGVIANASVAALFLATVIPGIIWGVLYIIINRLTYKKWYKPNKQIIAEDVAPTTNVTYFQGVSSTFVAAIPAFIMPAIIFGGIYGGVFTPTEAGAVACAYALIAGVFIFKGIKRGNFLSAFTHTGGTLGSIMIILPMVVIFTNILVINGVPQMIAEGLNSVSSNKYVVLLLIDILLVVAGFFLDAGVLIFVVAPLLIPTAEALGINIIQLGVIIFVAIGVGTVTPPMAMNLFITSKVSGVSLKDMMKPLLPFLVFAAIPVLLLVTFVPELSLWLPRVIMDIKL; this is translated from the coding sequence ATGGAATTAGTTCTCATTTCAGTAGGTATTGTTTTAGCATTTATGTTCTTAGGAATGCCTATTGCCCTTTGCTTCCTTTCTGGTTCATTGTTTTATATGATTGTTGGCGGAGAAAGTATGGGATCTGTCGCACCTGAAGCTTTTTTTGCTCTTGATAAATACGCACTATTAGCCATTCCATTATTTATGATTGCAGGTACCTTAATGGAAGTCAGTGGAATTGCTGAAAAACTGATTGACTTTGCTAATGCATTATTAAAAAAGGTAAAGGGCGGTATGGGTGCCATTATACCTGTGAGCTCAATGTTTTTTGGTGCTTTAAGTGGATCTGGAACAGCTACAGTAGCAGCGCTTAGTACAATTTTAGTGCCAAAATTAGAGAGACTAGGTTGGGATAAAAGATATACTGCAGCGCTTTTAGGTGCATCGGGTCCATTGGGATATATGATACCACCAAATATGAACGCAATCCTATTCGGTGTAATTGCCAATGCATCAGTAGCAGCCCTATTTTTAGCAACAGTAATTCCAGGTATTATTTGGGGTGTTTTGTATATTATCATTAACCGACTTACCTATAAAAAATGGTATAAACCTAATAAACAAATTATCGCTGAAGACGTAGCGCCAACAACAAATGTTACTTATTTCCAAGGCGTAAGTTCTACCTTTGTAGCAGCGATTCCAGCGTTTATCATGCCTGCGATTATTTTCGGTGGCATTTATGGAGGCGTTTTCACTCCAACAGAAGCTGGTGCAGTGGCATGCGCTTACGCCCTTATAGCTGGTGTTTTTATATTTAAAGGAATTAAACGAGGTAATTTTTTATCGGCATTTACACATACAGGCGGAACACTTGGATCGATCATGATCATTCTGCCGATGGTTGTTATTTTCACAAATATTCTCGTTATTAATGGAGTTCCGCAAATGATTGCCGAAGGCTTAAATAGTGTTTCTAGCAACAAGTATGTAGTGCTTTTATTAATTGATATTCTTCTAGTTGTTGCCGGTTTTTTCCTTGATGCAGGTGTATTGATCTTTGTAGTTGCACCATTGTTAATACCTACTGCCGAAGCGCTGGGAATAAACATCATTCAGCTTGGAGTTATTATTTTTGTCGCAATCGGGGTAGGTACGGTTACCCCACCAATGGCAATGAATCTATTTATTACATCTAAGGTTAGCGGTGTGTCTTTAAAAGATATGATGAAACCATTATTGCCGTTTTTAGTATTCGCGGCCATTCCTGTACTATTATTAGTAACGTTTGTTCCTGAATTATCGCTATGGTTACCGAGAGTGATTATGGATATAAAATTGTAA
- a CDS encoding TRAP transporter small permease → MRNFFINLDKGISNIVNWTVGMLMIVLTIIVFVQVLLRYVFNSSIGGLSELPVFIMIFSVWLSAAMISRQDDQIKLDLIDMIIKNEKAQTILRLFIRIISIIVIGIFTYLCLDYVIFGIQTGDTTAGLKFPLWWLSAVMLISSILMTIYFIKNFCSEVKEMKKWN, encoded by the coding sequence ATGAGAAATTTCTTTATTAATTTAGATAAAGGAATTAGCAATATCGTAAATTGGACCGTAGGTATGCTAATGATCGTTCTAACTATTATCGTTTTTGTACAAGTACTGCTACGTTATGTCTTTAATTCTTCAATCGGTGGACTGAGTGAATTACCCGTTTTTATTATGATATTTTCTGTGTGGTTATCTGCTGCGATGATTAGCAGACAAGATGATCAAATTAAATTAGATTTAATAGACATGATCATAAAAAATGAAAAAGCTCAAACCATACTTCGTTTATTTATTAGAATCATTTCAATCATTGTCATTGGTATTTTTACTTATTTATGTTTAGATTATGTCATTTTCGGCATCCAAACAGGGGATACAACAGCAGGGTTAAAGTTTCCTTTATGGTGGTTATCTGCGGTCATGCTCATAAGCAGTATTTTGATGACCATTTATTTTATTAAAAATTTCTGTTCTGAAGTAAAGGAGATGAAAAAATGGAATTAG
- the dhaL gene encoding dihydroxyacetone kinase subunit DhaL, protein MNSLTAQHTKEMFIYVGERIIESKPLLTELDSAIGDGDHGTGMALGFSTASKNLNEKEWSTINEIFKTIGMSMITTMGGASGVIFGTMFIGGVKNESTIEELTLVRLASIMQNSLQAVKDRGKASLGDKTMIDALEPAVVALMEASNNSTSLLDGLRAAEERAKDGVENTKNYISKFGRSKTLGERSIGYQDAGATSVWIIFRSMREWLENAS, encoded by the coding sequence ATGAATTCATTAACGGCCCAACATACAAAAGAAATGTTCATCTATGTAGGTGAAAGAATAATTGAAAGTAAACCACTTCTTACAGAGCTCGATAGTGCAATTGGTGATGGTGATCATGGAACTGGTATGGCATTAGGATTTTCAACAGCTTCAAAGAATTTAAATGAAAAAGAATGGTCCACGATTAATGAAATTTTCAAAACAATAGGCATGTCAATGATTACTACAATGGGCGGCGCATCCGGCGTTATATTTGGAACAATGTTCATAGGTGGCGTAAAGAATGAGTCTACAATAGAAGAATTAACTTTAGTTCGCCTAGCTTCTATCATGCAAAACTCCTTGCAAGCGGTTAAAGATCGTGGGAAGGCAAGTCTAGGTGATAAAACGATGATAGATGCGCTAGAACCAGCAGTCGTGGCGCTAATGGAGGCGTCAAACAATTCTACTAGCTTGCTAGATGGATTAAGAGCTGCAGAAGAACGAGCAAAAGATGGCGTTGAAAATACTAAAAATTATATCTCGAAATTTGGAAGATCTAAAACACTTGGAGAGCGGTCCATTGGCTATCAAGATGCTGGTGCAACATCTGTTTGGATTATATTTCGTTCAATGAGAGAGTGGTTGGAAAACGCTAGCTAG
- a CDS encoding aconitase X swivel domain-containing protein, whose protein sequence is MEHVETKKIVIHGRKVVGGCTEGEALVTKDTISGWGGVHPKSGTIVEVNHELQGQSFKDKVLVFPGAKGSSGWSICFHTSRIAGAAPKAMLFNVMTTKAALGAVVTRVPSLTDFDQDPLDIIETGDWVKVDADNGVVEITKKIKQ, encoded by the coding sequence ATGGAACATGTGGAAACGAAAAAAATAGTAATTCATGGCAGAAAAGTTGTCGGCGGATGTACGGAAGGAGAAGCACTTGTAACGAAGGATACGATTTCCGGCTGGGGCGGTGTCCATCCGAAATCAGGGACTATTGTTGAAGTGAATCATGAGCTCCAAGGACAAAGCTTTAAGGACAAAGTACTAGTTTTTCCAGGTGCAAAAGGTTCGTCAGGATGGTCAATCTGTTTCCATACTTCGAGAATTGCAGGTGCAGCTCCAAAAGCGATGTTATTTAATGTCATGACTACTAAAGCTGCATTAGGGGCAGTTGTAACTCGAGTACCATCTCTTACTGATTTTGACCAAGACCCACTCGATATTATTGAAACGGGTGATTGGGTAAAAGTAGATGCAGATAACGGAGTAGTGGAAATAACAAAAAAGATAAAGCAGTAA
- a CDS encoding TRAP transporter substrate-binding protein, translated as MNKLKKLSLIGLLSLVFLVMAACGSDEATSNEGTSEGEGASGKVYEWDMASIYSEPTSSDTFGYSLGLGQQKFVELVKEKTNGQVIIKAHYNGVLGDALELFQKVRRGDLDVFYGQPMSSVDERFGAWSIPYLFSDYEQVEKIASDPNGAIFKLSEQWIAEHDLKLLAVGPSAFRGFANSKHPVVTPEDLNDLKVRTYQDPIVSIFWEGVSNAAPLPFSEVYTALETNTIDGLEFQATSLIQRKMDEVTKYYTDIDWQWTSGANVIVPKKLWDELPADLQKAVQEAAVEAMKYQGELQKEDDKSALDKLEENGVEVHRLTPEERQKWSDYARSLDSKFSEAIGEEVYNAVIEAVESSK; from the coding sequence ATGAATAAATTAAAGAAACTTAGTTTAATTGGTCTATTGTCACTTGTTTTTCTAGTAATGGCTGCTTGCGGATCAGATGAAGCGACAAGTAATGAAGGAACTTCAGAGGGAGAAGGAGCTAGTGGAAAGGTTTACGAATGGGATATGGCAAGTATTTATAGTGAACCCACTTCTAGTGATACTTTCGGTTATAGCTTAGGTCTTGGTCAACAAAAGTTTGTTGAGCTTGTTAAGGAAAAAACAAATGGCCAAGTTATTATTAAAGCACACTATAACGGGGTTTTAGGAGATGCGCTAGAGTTATTCCAGAAGGTAAGAAGAGGTGATTTAGACGTCTTTTATGGACAGCCGATGTCTAGTGTAGATGAAAGATTTGGTGCGTGGAGTATTCCTTATTTATTTAGTGATTATGAGCAAGTTGAAAAAATCGCAAGCGATCCAAATGGAGCAATCTTCAAGTTATCCGAGCAATGGATTGCAGAACATGATTTGAAACTTTTAGCAGTAGGACCAAGTGCGTTTCGTGGGTTTGCAAATAGTAAACATCCTGTTGTAACACCAGAAGATTTAAACGACCTTAAAGTAAGAACATATCAAGATCCGATCGTTTCTATTTTCTGGGAAGGTGTAAGTAATGCTGCTCCACTACCATTTAGTGAAGTGTACACAGCTTTAGAAACGAATACAATCGATGGTTTAGAGTTTCAAGCCACGTCTTTAATTCAAAGAAAAATGGATGAGGTAACAAAATATTATACAGATATTGATTGGCAATGGACATCAGGTGCAAATGTCATTGTACCGAAGAAACTTTGGGATGAACTACCAGCAGACTTACAAAAGGCAGTTCAAGAAGCGGCAGTAGAGGCTATGAAATATCAAGGTGAGTTACAAAAAGAAGATGATAAGTCAGCTCTAGACAAGTTAGAAGAAAATGGCGTTGAAGTCCATCGCCTTACACCAGAAGAACGTCAAAAGTGGTCTGACTATGCACGTAGCTTAGACAGTAAGTTCAGTGAGGCAATTGGCGAAGAGGTATATAACGCTGTTATTGAAGCGGTTGAGTCTTCAAAATAG
- a CDS encoding amidohydrolase family protein: MIELTEAPKLIDCDLHNALRDPKDLLPFLPKVWHQQWLEVGVDAVEGAKSYTPVGLYRKDAAPAPGVKPASDPHFVLKHHMDAFNIDYGILTGTPVMNGLSLCYDPDYANALASALNDWTVEYWLKVSPRYKGSIHVNFSDPLAAAKEIDRMASHPDMIQVIMSSATRLPLGQRHYHPIYEAAERNGLPVAIHPGCEGLGTTTPPTPSGYPTRFMEWENILPLNFMGQVNSLVCEGVFEKFPKLKVVAIEGGISWLPHLMWRMDKNYKALRDTTPWLKRLPSEYIKDHILLTTQPIEEPNDPQDLVEIFKMIGGEDIVMFSSDYPHADNDNPKMALAAFPKEMKEKILAKNAIKLYGLTEKPAIKNLV; this comes from the coding sequence ATGATAGAGTTGACTGAAGCTCCAAAATTAATAGATTGCGATTTGCATAACGCTCTTAGAGATCCAAAAGATCTTCTGCCATTCCTACCTAAAGTATGGCATCAACAATGGTTAGAGGTTGGGGTTGATGCGGTTGAGGGTGCTAAATCATATACACCCGTTGGTTTATATCGCAAAGATGCCGCTCCTGCACCTGGAGTAAAGCCTGCGAGTGACCCTCATTTTGTGTTGAAACATCATATGGATGCTTTTAATATTGATTACGGCATTTTAACAGGTACACCGGTAATGAACGGGCTTTCCCTATGTTATGATCCGGATTATGCAAATGCGCTAGCATCTGCGCTGAATGATTGGACAGTTGAATATTGGCTGAAAGTAAGCCCACGCTATAAGGGATCTATTCATGTTAATTTTTCAGATCCACTAGCAGCTGCCAAAGAAATTGATAGAATGGCCAGCCATCCGGATATGATTCAGGTTATTATGTCAAGTGCAACGAGACTGCCACTTGGGCAACGTCATTACCATCCAATTTATGAGGCGGCTGAAAGGAATGGGCTGCCAGTGGCAATTCATCCTGGTTGTGAAGGCTTAGGAACAACAACACCGCCGACACCATCCGGCTATCCAACACGCTTTATGGAATGGGAAAATATTCTGCCACTTAATTTCATGGGGCAAGTGAACAGCCTCGTGTGTGAAGGTGTATTTGAAAAGTTTCCGAAACTGAAGGTTGTTGCAATTGAAGGCGGGATTTCATGGTTACCGCATCTAATGTGGAGAATGGATAAGAATTATAAAGCATTACGGGATACAACCCCATGGTTAAAGAGACTTCCATCGGAATATATTAAAGATCATATTCTATTAACAACACAGCCGATTGAAGAGCCAAATGATCCACAAGATCTTGTTGAAATTTTTAAGATGATTGGTGGAGAGGATATTGTAATGTTTTCATCAGATTATCCTCATGCAGATAATGATAACCCGAAAATGGCATTAGCAGCATTTCCAAAAGAAATGAAGGAGAAGATTCTAGCGAAGAATGCTATCAAGCTATATGGATTAACTGAAAAGCCAGCTATTAAAAACCTAGTATAA